A genome region from Rhodohalobacter mucosus includes the following:
- a CDS encoding dipeptidase, translating into MSAPQSYIDQHINTFQDQLFEFLRIPSVSTDSRHKGYVMNAAKFLIHQLENAGLEKVTLHETGGHPIVTAEKCPYEDRPTVLVYGHYDVQPSDPDDLWNTPPFEPTVKDGRVYARGASDDKGQSFTHIKAVESYLKTDTELPVNVKFILEGEEEIGSPHLIPFIKKHKDLLACDMVLISDTAMFGEDQPSITYGLRGLAYMEINIVGPNRDLHSGVYGGTVENPANVLCEIIAKLKDSNGVIQIPGFYDAVQPLTAEMRDAYKELPFNEEEYKSGLDLKELDGEKGYTTLERSSARPTLDVNGLWSGYQGEGAKTVLPAAAGAKVSMRLVPDQEPDKIAELFTDYVQSLAPDTVTVEVKAHHGGYPIVIDLDFYGLKAAAQAFRDVYEKDVLFSREGGSIPIVADFKKVLGVNSILMGFGLTRDALHSPNESFSLKDFHRGIKTSARFMELLPDFVE; encoded by the coding sequence ATGAGCGCACCACAGAGCTATATCGACCAGCATATAAACACATTTCAGGATCAGCTTTTTGAATTTTTGCGAATTCCAAGTGTAAGCACCGATTCACGGCATAAGGGATATGTGATGAATGCCGCCAAATTTCTGATTCACCAGCTCGAAAACGCAGGGCTTGAAAAAGTGACCCTTCATGAAACAGGCGGCCACCCGATTGTCACTGCCGAAAAATGTCCCTACGAAGATCGGCCAACCGTTTTGGTTTACGGCCACTACGATGTACAGCCGTCCGATCCGGATGATCTGTGGAACACACCTCCATTCGAGCCTACAGTAAAAGACGGACGGGTCTATGCAAGGGGGGCAAGCGATGATAAAGGCCAGTCCTTCACACATATCAAAGCGGTGGAGTCGTATTTGAAAACCGACACCGAGCTGCCTGTCAACGTCAAGTTCATACTGGAAGGTGAAGAGGAGATCGGTTCGCCGCATCTGATCCCGTTTATCAAAAAACACAAGGATCTTTTAGCCTGCGACATGGTTCTCATTTCGGATACCGCGATGTTCGGTGAAGATCAGCCTTCCATAACCTATGGCCTGCGCGGGCTTGCCTACATGGAAATCAACATCGTGGGACCCAACCGTGATTTGCATAGCGGGGTCTACGGTGGAACGGTTGAGAATCCTGCCAATGTGCTTTGTGAGATCATAGCTAAATTGAAGGATTCCAACGGTGTGATTCAAATTCCGGGCTTTTATGACGCCGTTCAGCCGCTTACAGCAGAGATGCGCGATGCCTATAAAGAGCTTCCATTTAATGAGGAAGAGTACAAAAGCGGCCTGGACCTGAAGGAGCTGGACGGTGAGAAAGGATACACGACACTTGAAAGATCATCAGCCCGCCCCACACTTGATGTAAACGGACTCTGGAGCGGATACCAGGGAGAGGGTGCCAAAACCGTGCTTCCCGCAGCAGCAGGAGCAAAAGTTAGCATGCGCCTCGTTCCGGACCAGGAACCCGACAAAATTGCTGAACTTTTCACTGATTACGTCCAGTCACTTGCACCTGATACGGTAACAGTGGAAGTGAAAGCGCACCACGGTGGGTACCCGATAGTTATTGATCTTGATTTTTACGGGCTGAAAGCAGCGGCACAGGCATTCAGGGACGTGTACGAAAAAGATGTGCTTTTTTCCCGCGAAGGCGGATCCATCCCGATTGTTGCTGATTTCAAGAAGGTGCTAGGAGTAAATTCTATCCTGATGGGCTTCGGGCTTACACGCGACGCACTGCACTCCCCAAATGAAAGCTTCTCACTGAAGGATTTTCACCGGGGCATCAAGACGTCCGCACGGTTTATGGAACTGCTGCCGGATTTTGTAGAGTAG
- a CDS encoding BatD family protein produces MRKTGRSISSFGYRQIPLLILALFYAAGTLFAQDNDFTLEATISENKIFIGEQFTVSVQIGGSSMRGVSLPRIPEMDGVGLLSATPSRSTSVTIVNGRTTTSTTYTFSFVARSEGSYTVPPISIDIDGETYQTDPIPFDILERGDLTEEGGRQLPDIFLEVEPDVTNPVPGQQMVASLVLYFKQGVEITSFQPSSGWRTDGFWKEELENIRQPQAESVILNGVRYRKATLLRYALFPSRSGELTLSAFPLNVGIRTQPSRNDPFGSFFGSGGNQRRISIESEPVTITVDPLASPASGLSINAVGDLTVERRINRSTVETGETLELITTIEGTGNIPLIRRPEYSLPDGFDLYTPQETTDIQRRGLSIRGTKTYTELLVPRAPGRFELPEERIAVYDPNRDLYRYTTLPSLSFEVQPASGSPIASSGQRMPDLRPVQGLAVWQRQSSGVFYLTPVFWILLLIPAAAILIGLRQKKYYHRLQSDRSFARSQSAYDTALDRIDSAKNAVQKNEVKECYNLQRHALAGFISDKLALPEAGLSDKELIENVRETTDDRQLARSLHTMLEKCATISYAPISDSDDQLADIEKTEQLLLELKKKL; encoded by the coding sequence ATGAGAAAGACTGGTAGATCCATTTCATCCTTCGGTTATCGCCAAATACCCCTGCTGATACTCGCCCTTTTTTACGCGGCCGGAACGTTATTTGCGCAGGATAATGATTTTACCCTGGAAGCCACCATATCTGAGAACAAGATCTTTATCGGAGAGCAGTTCACGGTAAGCGTACAAATAGGCGGCTCATCCATGCGCGGAGTATCCCTTCCCCGGATACCGGAAATGGATGGCGTGGGCCTTTTATCTGCCACACCTTCCAGGAGCACCAGCGTGACGATTGTAAACGGGCGCACCACAACAAGCACCACGTATACGTTTTCGTTTGTGGCACGCAGCGAGGGCAGTTACACGGTACCGCCCATTTCAATTGATATTGACGGTGAAACCTACCAAACCGATCCGATTCCGTTCGATATACTGGAACGGGGCGATTTAACAGAAGAGGGTGGCCGACAATTGCCTGATATCTTCCTGGAGGTGGAACCCGATGTAACAAACCCCGTTCCCGGCCAGCAGATGGTTGCCAGCCTGGTACTCTATTTTAAGCAGGGTGTGGAGATCACATCTTTTCAGCCCTCATCCGGCTGGCGAACGGATGGTTTCTGGAAAGAAGAGCTTGAAAACATACGTCAGCCGCAGGCAGAATCCGTGATCCTGAACGGTGTGCGCTACAGAAAGGCAACCCTGCTGCGATACGCGCTCTTCCCCAGCCGCAGCGGTGAGCTGACGCTCTCAGCATTCCCGCTGAATGTGGGAATCCGCACACAGCCTTCACGTAACGATCCTTTTGGCAGCTTTTTCGGTTCCGGTGGGAATCAGCGCAGAATATCCATTGAATCCGAACCGGTAACCATAACCGTAGATCCTCTGGCATCACCGGCTTCCGGGCTGTCAATAAATGCAGTGGGTGATCTTACTGTTGAGCGGCGCATCAACAGATCAACTGTTGAAACGGGTGAAACCCTGGAGCTGATTACAACGATTGAAGGCACAGGGAATATCCCGCTGATCAGGCGGCCTGAATACAGCTTGCCCGACGGGTTCGACCTTTATACACCGCAGGAAACCACCGACATTCAGAGACGCGGGCTCAGCATCAGGGGAACCAAAACCTACACCGAACTGCTGGTTCCGCGTGCTCCAGGCCGTTTTGAACTTCCAGAAGAACGGATCGCTGTGTACGACCCCAACAGGGATCTTTATCGCTATACAACGCTTCCCTCCCTCTCTTTTGAAGTGCAGCCGGCTTCCGGTTCACCTATAGCGTCGAGCGGGCAGCGCATGCCGGATCTTCGTCCGGTACAGGGGCTCGCCGTATGGCAGAGGCAATCTTCCGGGGTATTTTACCTCACGCCGGTTTTCTGGATTCTCCTTCTTATACCGGCAGCAGCTATTCTGATTGGCCTCAGGCAAAAAAAATACTATCACCGTCTACAGTCCGACCGCTCATTCGCACGGTCGCAGAGCGCATATGATACTGCGCTTGACCGAATTGATTCAGCTAAAAATGCAGTTCAAAAGAATGAAGTAAAAGAGTGCTACAACCTGCAGCGCCATGCACTCGCCGGTTTCATCTCCGACAAGCTTGCCCTCCCCGAAGCAGGACTCTCAGATAAAGAGCTTATAGAGAACGTAAGGGAAACAACCGATGACCGCCAGCTGGCCAGATCGCTGCATACCATGCTTGAAAAGTGCGCTACCATCAGTTATGCGCCTATTTCTGACAGCGATGATCAGCTCGCTGATATTGAAAAAACAGAGCAGCTGCTGCTGGAACTGAAAAAAAAGCTTTAG
- the bshA gene encoding N-acetyl-alpha-D-glucosaminyl L-malate synthase BshA, with amino-acid sequence MNIGIVCYPTFGGSGVVATELAKGLADRGHNLHILSYSRPARLDSFRTDITFHEVDLSSYPLFEYPPYDLALANLMVNLIHYEKLDVLHVHYAIPHATSAYLAKRILKDEASHVPVITTLHGTDITLIGSDPSYKQVVDFSINQSDGVTAVSEYLKKETYRHFDIKKDIKVIPNFIDLNRFKKSKKEHFKKAICPEGEKVVTHVSNFREVKRVPDVISAFSQVLQSGVKAKLLMVGDGPDRPRAEQKCRELGTCDHVRFLGKQEQVEEVLSISDLFMIPSGSETFGLAALEAMSCSVPVVSSNIGGLPEVNVHDETGYLCELGDVDCLGRRATAILKDEELHGRMAQAARKRAEMFSMDKIVSSYEDYYKEVKAGLNTSGTS; translated from the coding sequence ATGAATATCGGTATTGTTTGTTACCCCACGTTTGGCGGAAGTGGCGTGGTAGCCACAGAGCTTGCCAAAGGACTTGCAGACCGCGGCCACAATCTTCACATATTAAGTTACTCGCGCCCTGCACGGCTTGATTCATTTCGGACCGATATTACGTTTCATGAAGTGGATTTGAGCTCCTACCCGTTGTTTGAGTATCCGCCTTACGACCTGGCGCTCGCAAATTTGATGGTGAATCTGATACACTATGAGAAGCTGGATGTGCTTCATGTGCACTATGCCATTCCCCATGCTACAAGCGCTTATCTTGCAAAAAGAATTTTGAAGGATGAAGCTTCGCATGTGCCGGTAATAACCACTCTCCACGGTACAGACATCACACTTATTGGCAGTGATCCCAGTTATAAACAGGTGGTCGATTTCTCTATTAATCAGAGTGACGGGGTAACAGCGGTGTCAGAATATCTGAAGAAGGAGACCTACCGGCACTTTGATATCAAAAAGGATATCAAAGTGATTCCCAACTTTATCGATCTGAATCGTTTCAAGAAATCCAAAAAAGAGCATTTTAAAAAGGCAATCTGTCCGGAAGGCGAGAAAGTGGTTACCCATGTGTCCAATTTCAGGGAAGTGAAGCGCGTACCCGATGTCATTTCCGCATTCAGCCAGGTTCTGCAGAGCGGAGTAAAGGCAAAGCTGCTCATGGTGGGTGATGGCCCCGACCGACCCCGTGCAGAGCAGAAATGCAGGGAACTGGGTACCTGCGACCATGTCCGGTTTCTGGGTAAACAGGAGCAGGTTGAGGAGGTACTCTCCATTTCAGACCTGTTTATGATCCCATCTGGCAGTGAAACGTTCGGTTTGGCCGCGCTGGAGGCAATGAGCTGCAGTGTGCCTGTGGTAAGCTCCAATATCGGAGGCTTGCCGGAAGTCAACGTACATGATGAAACCGGATATCTTTGCGAATTGGGTGATGTGGACTGCCTGGGCCGCCGTGCCACAGCCATACTTAAAGATGAAGAGCTGCATGGCAGAATGGCTCAGGCAGCCAGAAAGCGGGCTGAAATGTTTTCGATGGACAAAATTGTGAGCAGCTATGAGGACTATTACAAAGAGGTGAAGGCGGGGCTTAATACAAGCGGTACAAGCTGA
- a CDS encoding serine hydrolase domain-containing protein has translation MSPKYTLSLWICCCTLFISCSANQPSEERSDYPEADSLIQAALSEDLFTGAVLLIAESGEIVHHKAYGYATLYDESLRVVPSPDSTTTRHLFDLASLTKVFATTYAFMALHTDGKINPDAPVSQYLPDFNTPQHRTITVRQLLNHTSGLMPWYPLYYRAAGSDDLIKEILSLPLSGVPGEARRYSDLGFIVLAEIAESITGMSFDEYLYDRVYSRIGLEKTVYNPLDKGMEDLVSTSHGNPFERKMVYEPDFGYRIDVDPDSWRNWRTYTLRGEVSDGNAWHAAGGMAGHAGLFSTAEDLLLLLQAVINPVSGSNDPIFEEETIRMFTEPDEFGNGLGWAMEPSALHAETLPQGAIGHTGFTGTNFVADPNPDGGRIYILLTNRQHVGVDGAGLYPDLRELREKMAKLVFGEQLR, from the coding sequence ATGAGCCCGAAATATACCCTGTCATTATGGATCTGCTGCTGCACGTTGTTCATCTCGTGCAGTGCCAATCAGCCTTCAGAAGAGCGGTCGGATTACCCTGAGGCCGATTCACTGATACAGGCAGCGCTTTCCGAGGATCTTTTTACAGGAGCTGTTCTGTTAATTGCAGAGTCCGGTGAAATTGTTCACCATAAAGCGTACGGGTACGCAACCCTGTACGATGAGAGCCTGAGGGTGGTACCCAGTCCGGACAGCACGACTACCCGGCATCTGTTTGACCTGGCTTCACTGACCAAGGTTTTTGCGACAACGTATGCTTTTATGGCACTGCACACAGACGGTAAGATCAATCCGGATGCCCCTGTATCGCAGTATCTGCCTGATTTCAATACTCCGCAACACCGCACAATCACTGTCAGGCAGCTCCTTAATCACACGTCCGGGCTGATGCCCTGGTATCCGCTCTACTACAGAGCTGCCGGTTCAGACGATCTTATAAAGGAGATTCTTTCGTTGCCCCTCTCCGGGGTACCGGGTGAAGCAAGGCGATATAGCGATCTGGGCTTTATTGTGCTGGCTGAAATTGCAGAATCGATTACCGGCATGAGCTTTGATGAGTATCTGTATGACAGAGTCTACAGCCGGATTGGACTTGAAAAAACCGTTTACAATCCTCTTGATAAAGGAATGGAAGATCTCGTTTCTACCTCGCACGGGAACCCCTTTGAGCGCAAAATGGTGTACGAGCCTGATTTTGGATATCGGATTGATGTGGATCCGGATTCATGGAGAAATTGGAGGACGTATACTTTGCGCGGTGAAGTGAGTGACGGGAATGCATGGCACGCTGCCGGCGGAATGGCCGGCCATGCGGGGCTTTTTTCCACTGCCGAAGATCTACTGCTTCTGCTTCAAGCGGTCATTAACCCGGTTTCGGGATCGAATGACCCGATTTTTGAGGAAGAAACCATCCGTATGTTTACAGAACCTGACGAATTTGGTAATGGACTGGGGTGGGCAATGGAACCTTCCGCACTGCATGCAGAAACCCTTCCGCAAGGGGCAATCGGCCATACCGGGTTCACGGGGACCAATTTTGTAGCGGATCCCAATCCTGATGGCGGGCGTATTTATATCCTTCTCACCAACCGACAGCACGTTGGCGTAGACGGCGCCGGTTTGTATCCGGATTTACGTGAATTGAGGGAAAAAATGGCTAAATTGGTATTCGGAGAACAGCTTAGATGA
- a CDS encoding YebC/PmpR family DNA-binding transcriptional regulator gives MAGHSKWANIKHKKAREDAKRAKAFTKHIREITVAAREGGGDPDSNPRLSLAIENAKSVNLPKDNIERAIKKGTGELDDGSGNYEEVTYEGYGPGGIAYFIEATSNNLNRTVGEIRHIFTKHGGNLGTDGSVGYLFEQKGSIKVKSDGLDDEEFMLAAIDAGAEDVVNEEDFLEVITTRENLISVRKNLESAGFDIESAELVRIPSTEIAADPGTARTNLKMMDKFDENDDVSNIFTNMKLDDETLALLNDND, from the coding sequence ATGGCAGGACATTCGAAATGGGCCAATATCAAGCATAAAAAAGCCCGTGAGGACGCAAAGCGAGCCAAAGCTTTCACCAAGCATATCCGGGAAATTACAGTGGCAGCCCGGGAGGGCGGAGGAGATCCAGACTCAAATCCCAGGTTGTCTCTCGCCATCGAAAACGCCAAATCGGTTAATTTACCCAAGGATAATATTGAGCGCGCCATCAAAAAGGGTACCGGAGAGCTCGATGACGGATCCGGAAATTATGAAGAGGTAACCTACGAAGGATACGGGCCGGGCGGCATTGCCTATTTCATTGAGGCAACCAGCAATAATCTGAACCGCACTGTGGGAGAAATACGACATATTTTTACAAAGCACGGCGGAAACCTGGGTACCGACGGGTCTGTTGGCTACCTCTTTGAGCAAAAAGGCTCTATCAAAGTCAAATCAGACGGACTGGATGATGAGGAATTTATGCTCGCTGCGATTGATGCAGGTGCCGAGGATGTGGTGAATGAAGAGGATTTTTTAGAGGTTATTACGACACGCGAAAATCTTATTTCCGTCAGAAAGAATCTTGAGTCGGCCGGTTTTGATATTGAAAGTGCCGAACTGGTCAGAATCCCCTCGACTGAAATTGCCGCTGACCCGGGTACCGCGCGTACAAATCTTAAAATGATGGATAAATTTGACGAGAATGATGATGTATCCAATATTTTCACCAATATGAAACTTGATGATGAGACACTCGCATTGCTGAATGACAATGACTGA
- the sucB gene encoding 2-oxoglutarate dehydrogenase, E2 component, dihydrolipoamide succinyltransferase — MAKVEVVMPQMGESVMEGTVIEWAKSVGDKVEVDETLLEIATDKVDTEVPSPEAGVLVEILVEADETVEVGQPIAIIDTDGEASAPSDDSSGSESESESDGDKENGEEEEQGGSESEEKQAEETTESQSSDQGGDDADGEKIEVVMPQMGESVMEGEVLEWLKSVGDTVEVDEPLLEIATDKVDTEVPSPEGGTLIEILVEAGETVEVGQPIAVIATGKAASGESAGKKTKEASEEKTGKSAKDTSGNGKEEKTKEPAEAASSGSEPQRMGSDGRFYSPLVRSIAKEEGISQEELETIEGSGKEGRVSKSDILQYVEDRKSGKVSKPAARSEGSGLTKPTSEPKQKGGEQGKISAGELNVKRPHENVEIIKMDRMRKMIAEHMVRSKQTSAHVSTFSEVDVTNIVNWRNANKKKFEEQTGIRLTFTPIFIEAFIKAIGEFPLINSSVDGDEIILKKDINFGLAVALGEGGKGGLIVPVIKQAQDKNLIGLAKSVAELAHKARNKELSPDDLVGGTITLTNYGSVGNLMGTPIINQPQVAILGTGVIEKRPVVMETEQGDVIAIRHIMYLTMSYDHRIIDGAHGGAFTSRVKELLENFDPKRAF, encoded by the coding sequence ATGGCAAAGGTTGAAGTAGTGATGCCCCAAATGGGCGAATCCGTGATGGAAGGTACCGTTATTGAGTGGGCCAAAAGTGTTGGCGATAAAGTGGAAGTAGACGAAACCCTTCTTGAAATTGCCACGGATAAGGTCGATACCGAAGTACCCTCCCCCGAAGCCGGCGTTCTTGTGGAAATACTTGTAGAAGCCGATGAAACCGTAGAGGTGGGGCAGCCCATTGCCATCATTGATACCGATGGAGAGGCTTCTGCTCCTTCAGATGATTCATCCGGGTCGGAGAGCGAGAGCGAAAGTGACGGTGATAAAGAAAATGGTGAAGAGGAAGAGCAGGGCGGGTCCGAATCTGAAGAAAAACAAGCTGAGGAAACGACCGAATCCCAATCGTCAGACCAGGGCGGCGATGACGCCGACGGTGAAAAGATTGAGGTTGTAATGCCTCAGATGGGTGAATCGGTGATGGAAGGCGAAGTTCTGGAGTGGCTGAAGAGCGTTGGCGACACGGTTGAAGTGGACGAGCCCCTGCTCGAAATTGCCACCGATAAGGTAGATACGGAGGTGCCGTCCCCGGAAGGCGGAACGCTCATTGAAATTTTGGTTGAAGCCGGCGAAACAGTTGAGGTGGGCCAGCCGATTGCGGTGATTGCTACAGGCAAGGCAGCGTCAGGCGAGTCAGCCGGCAAAAAAACCAAAGAAGCATCTGAAGAGAAAACCGGGAAATCTGCCAAGGACACATCCGGTAACGGAAAAGAAGAGAAAACGAAAGAACCCGCTGAAGCAGCTTCTTCAGGAAGTGAACCGCAGCGAATGGGCAGTGACGGCAGATTTTATTCACCGCTTGTGCGTTCAATCGCCAAAGAAGAAGGAATCAGCCAGGAAGAGCTTGAAACAATTGAAGGCAGCGGCAAAGAGGGCCGCGTATCAAAAAGCGACATACTCCAGTATGTTGAGGATCGCAAGTCAGGGAAAGTTAGTAAGCCGGCGGCCAGATCAGAAGGCAGTGGGCTAACCAAGCCTACCTCCGAGCCGAAGCAAAAAGGCGGCGAGCAGGGCAAAATCTCTGCAGGCGAGCTGAATGTGAAGCGTCCGCACGAGAATGTGGAAATCATCAAAATGGACCGCATGCGCAAGATGATCGCCGAGCATATGGTGCGTTCAAAGCAGACATCCGCGCACGTAAGCACCTTCAGCGAGGTAGATGTAACCAATATCGTGAACTGGCGAAATGCCAATAAGAAAAAGTTCGAGGAACAAACCGGTATTCGTCTCACCTTTACGCCAATCTTTATTGAAGCATTCATCAAAGCGATTGGAGAATTTCCGCTCATCAACAGTTCCGTTGACGGCGATGAGATTATTCTGAAAAAAGATATCAACTTCGGCCTGGCCGTGGCGCTCGGCGAGGGCGGCAAGGGCGGTCTCATTGTGCCCGTTATTAAGCAGGCACAGGACAAGAACCTGATAGGACTGGCCAAATCGGTTGCTGAGCTGGCTCATAAAGCACGCAATAAGGAGCTGAGCCCCGATGACCTGGTAGGCGGAACCATAACCCTTACAAATTACGGTAGTGTGGGCAACCTGATGGGCACTCCGATCATCAACCAGCCGCAGGTAGCCATCCTGGGAACCGGTGTGATAGAGAAACGCCCCGTTGTGATGGAGACCGAACAGGGCGATGTGATTGCAATCCGTCATATCATGTATCTCACCATGAGTTATGACCACAGGATTATCGATGGAGCGCACGGCGGTGCATTTACCAGCCGCGTGAAGGAACTTCTCGAAAATTTTGATCCGAAACGGGCATTCTGA
- the panC gene encoding pantoate--beta-alanine ligase produces MIVCRTIQEIRKETGKQKQEGKTISFVPTMGALHEGHLSLIREAKKHADLVVVSIFVNPEQFGPNEDFDTYPRETESDLQKCREEGVSIVFLPDRRELYPEEKFLRIEIDDLNRHMCGASRPGFFEGILLVVNKLFNIVEPDAALFGQKDIQQFLILSRMVKEFNHDIKMVMVPISRANDGLALSSRNAYLSPEEREAAPSLYRSLQYIERQIREGVDTPGLLIEHQKSELEAKGLKIDYLNVFSRKTLAPVETLSNSGQYILAGAAWLGKTRLIDNILIDY; encoded by the coding sequence ATGATCGTCTGCAGAACGATTCAGGAAATCCGAAAAGAAACGGGGAAGCAAAAACAGGAGGGAAAAACCATCTCTTTTGTACCCACCATGGGTGCACTCCACGAAGGTCACCTCTCCCTGATACGCGAGGCAAAAAAGCACGCCGACCTGGTGGTTGTCTCGATTTTTGTGAACCCCGAGCAGTTTGGCCCGAACGAGGATTTTGATACCTATCCCCGCGAAACGGAATCCGATCTTCAAAAATGCAGGGAAGAGGGTGTTTCCATCGTTTTTCTGCCCGATCGCAGGGAGCTGTACCCCGAAGAGAAGTTTCTCAGAATTGAAATTGACGACCTGAACAGGCATATGTGCGGTGCAAGCCGTCCGGGATTTTTTGAGGGTATACTGCTTGTGGTAAACAAACTGTTCAATATCGTGGAACCGGATGCAGCCCTTTTTGGACAGAAAGACATACAGCAGTTTCTGATTTTAAGCCGGATGGTAAAAGAGTTCAACCATGATATAAAGATGGTAATGGTGCCCATCTCAAGAGCCAATGATGGTCTGGCACTCAGTTCCCGGAATGCCTACCTGAGCCCAGAGGAACGTGAAGCCGCTCCGTCACTGTACAGAAGCCTGCAGTATATCGAAAGGCAGATTCGTGAAGGAGTTGATACCCCCGGTCTGCTGATTGAACATCAGAAAAGTGAGCTTGAGGCAAAAGGGTTGAAAATTGATTATCTTAATGTGTTTTCGCGAAAAACGCTGGCACCCGTAGAAACGTTATCCAATAGCGGGCAATATATTCTTGCTGGTGCTGCCTGGCTGGGCAAAACCCGGCTGATTGATAATATTTTGATTGACTACTAA
- the panD gene encoding aspartate 1-decarboxylase — protein MKLEMFKSKLHQMRVTEANLMYEGSITIDEDLLDMANILPYEKVQVVNITNGSRLETYTIPGERGSRVCCLNGAAARLTQVDDRVIVMAYAHMDAEEARNYKPTVVIVDENNEPKDILDEVTHGKKYGLENGLIENPD, from the coding sequence ATGAAACTCGAGATGTTTAAATCCAAACTTCATCAGATGCGGGTTACGGAAGCAAACCTGATGTATGAGGGAAGCATTACCATTGATGAGGATCTGCTTGACATGGCCAATATTCTGCCCTACGAAAAGGTGCAGGTTGTGAATATCACAAACGGTTCACGGCTCGAAACCTATACCATTCCGGGAGAGAGGGGCAGCCGTGTATGTTGCCTGAACGGTGCCGCTGCGCGCCTTACACAAGTCGACGACCGCGTTATTGTGATGGCTTATGCGCACATGGATGCTGAAGAAGCCCGAAATTACAAGCCCACCGTAGTTATCGTGGATGAGAATAATGAGCCCAAGGATATTCTGGATGAGGTAACCCACGGAAAAAAATACGGACTGGAGAACGGATTGATCGAGAACCCCGATTAA
- a CDS encoding tetratricopeptide repeat protein, translating to MRIPVLIFLSFWLIGFAPNDARKANEAYERGDYAEAAELYRSAIEQDPDNPRLYYNLGNALAQSGDVDEAARAYDQYRSMTEDAAQESLADYNQGRMLTDTENFDEALNYFREALKKNPDDEDARYNYELARKKMEQQQQEQQNQEQNQQNDDQQQDQQQQQNNQEQQQDQQQNEQQQNNPNQDQEQQRDQQQQQRPEELTREEAENLLDALEELERDLLENQKKESSQSNTRNEKDW from the coding sequence ATGAGAATTCCGGTCCTTATCTTTCTTTCTTTTTGGCTTATAGGTTTTGCGCCCAATGACGCCCGCAAGGCCAATGAGGCATATGAGAGGGGAGACTATGCAGAAGCCGCTGAACTCTACAGAAGCGCGATTGAACAGGATCCCGACAATCCACGCCTTTATTACAATCTGGGTAATGCGCTGGCACAGTCGGGAGATGTTGATGAGGCTGCCCGTGCATATGATCAGTACCGCAGCATGACCGAGGATGCAGCACAGGAGTCGCTTGCCGACTACAATCAGGGACGAATGCTTACCGATACCGAAAATTTCGATGAGGCACTGAACTATTTCAGGGAAGCCCTTAAAAAGAATCCCGATGACGAGGACGCCCGCTATAACTACGAGCTGGCCAGAAAGAAAATGGAACAGCAGCAGCAAGAGCAGCAGAATCAGGAGCAGAATCAGCAAAATGACGATCAGCAGCAGGATCAGCAGCAACAGCAAAACAATCAGGAACAGCAACAGGATCAGCAGCAAAACGAGCAACAGCAGAACAATCCAAACCAGGATCAGGAACAGCAACGGGATCAGCAGCAACAACAGCGACCCGAAGAACTAACCCGCGAGGAGGCTGAAAACCTGCTCGATGCCCTTGAAGAGCTCGAACGCGATCTGCTTGAGAATCAGAAAAAGGAATCAAGTCAAAGCAATACCCGAAATGAGAAAGACTGGTAG